A genomic stretch from Desulfohalobium retbaense DSM 5692 includes:
- a CDS encoding purine-nucleoside phosphorylase, whose product MLEEDRIAEAAAHVRNTLGLDHPAKVGIILGTGLGGWASQLTEAQSVPYAEIPHLPQATVSSHQGALWHGRCNGLPVLVLQGRCHLYEGYTPQEVCRLVRLLGALGVRTLVTTNAAGSLNPLFPAGQLMRLTDQINMTGSNPLTGPNLETFGPRFPDMSEVFDPELGRLADTVALEQGLRLERGVYVGIQGPSLETPAETRMYRCLGGDAIGMSTVMETIAAAHMSMRQLGVSCLTNQNLPDCQAPTSLEEIIAQAEASSRQLTLLLEAVCGALATHQ is encoded by the coding sequence GTGCTTGAAGAGGACCGCATTGCCGAAGCCGCCGCACACGTCAGAAACACCCTGGGCCTGGACCATCCGGCCAAGGTGGGGATCATTCTGGGCACCGGTCTGGGCGGTTGGGCCTCCCAACTCACCGAAGCGCAATCCGTGCCGTATGCCGAGATCCCGCACCTGCCACAGGCCACGGTCAGCAGCCACCAGGGCGCCTTGTGGCACGGCCGGTGCAACGGCCTGCCCGTTCTTGTTCTCCAGGGACGGTGTCACCTCTATGAAGGATACACCCCCCAGGAGGTCTGCCGCCTAGTCCGCCTGCTGGGCGCCCTTGGCGTGAGGACATTGGTGACCACCAACGCCGCCGGCTCCTTGAATCCCCTCTTTCCCGCCGGACAGTTGATGCGTCTGACCGATCAGATCAATATGACCGGGAGCAATCCCCTGACCGGTCCCAATCTCGAAACCTTCGGACCGCGCTTTCCGGACATGTCCGAGGTCTTTGACCCCGAACTCGGACGATTGGCCGATACCGTTGCCCTTGAGCAGGGACTGCGCCTGGAGCGCGGCGTTTACGTCGGCATCCAGGGTCCGAGCCTGGAAACGCCTGCGGAAACACGCATGTACCGGTGCCTGGGCGGCGATGCCATCGGCATGTCCACAGTCATGGAGACCATTGCCGCTGCCCACATGTCCATGCGTCAATTAGGGGTCTCCTGTCTGACCAACCAGAATCTGCCCGATTGCCAGGCCCCCACCTCTCTTGAGGAGATCATCGCCCAGGCCGAAGCGAGCAGCCGTCAATTGACCCTCCTGCTCGAGGCTGTCTGTGGAGCCCTGGCAACTCACCAATAA
- the ileS gene encoding isoleucine--tRNA ligase gives MADYKATLNLPKTSFPMRANLAKNEPKMLNFWDANNIYSAMARKDGDRPPFVLHDGPPYANGNIHLGTAMNKVLKDMIVKYKNMQGHNAEYVPGWDCHGLPIELKVERELGSDKKSMSILDIRKQCREYALKYLDIQREEFKKLGVLGTWDAPYLTMNPSYEAATARELARFMERGSVVRNKKPIYWCCSCETALAEAEVEYGEHTSPSIYVRFPLPDDRLRESIPQADPDRTSLVIWTTTPWTIPDNMAVAVHPDLEYVLVRAHGNDYLLAEELWQERAEGFGWETTEILGRVSGAALEGLNARHPLYNRHSPIVLADYVSTDAGTGCVHTAPGHGQEDFETGQRYGLEVYSPLDDQGRFLSSVPFFAGLTVFEANPEVIAKLQEFGMLLAQEEISHSYPHCWRCKKPVIFRATTQWFISMEANGLRDKALKAIDSEVQWIPSWGRERIHSMIANRPDWCISRQRMWGVPIIALLCEGCGEAYYEADWVHAIVDRFAEHERGADYWFEASLEDIVPEGLTCPSCGGTHWAKEDDILDVWFDSGTSFAAVVEQRDECRYPADLYLEGTDQHRGWFHSSLLASVGTRDQAPYKTVLTHGFVVDGQGRKMSKSIGNVVAPQEIMDKYGAEILRMWVASENYQEDLRISENILKQLVDAYRRIRNTCRFILGNLADFDPSQNGLPLDEVLSFDRYALDLIQTRHQRMQEAYSRYEFHKVFHTLHHMCVTDLSAFYLDILKDRLYVSAPGSIERRSAQTVLHRILQMLLRDMAPFLSFTAEELFQHLPECMRPDVPSVFTLSPVEPVQDLLREDERALWDHVCSLREEITKAIEPWRKSGDIGHPLSAAVTIYAPEPLHSELSSVAGQLREICIVSQASLEQADSAPEDAGFASDVFPGLSIAVNAAQGDKCPRCWVFSPEIGSDAAHPDVCPRCSAVLQQL, from the coding sequence ATGGCTGATTACAAAGCGACCCTCAATTTGCCGAAAACTTCTTTTCCCATGCGGGCCAATCTGGCCAAAAATGAACCCAAGATGCTCAATTTTTGGGACGCCAACAATATTTACTCCGCCATGGCCCGCAAAGACGGTGATCGTCCCCCTTTTGTCCTGCATGACGGCCCTCCGTATGCCAACGGCAATATCCATTTGGGCACGGCCATGAACAAGGTCCTCAAGGACATGATCGTCAAGTACAAGAACATGCAGGGGCATAACGCTGAATACGTACCGGGTTGGGACTGTCACGGGCTCCCGATTGAACTCAAGGTCGAGCGGGAACTTGGCTCGGACAAAAAATCGATGTCCATTTTGGACATCCGCAAACAATGCCGGGAATACGCCCTGAAATATCTCGACATCCAGCGAGAAGAATTTAAGAAACTCGGTGTCTTAGGCACCTGGGACGCCCCGTACCTGACCATGAACCCGAGCTACGAAGCGGCGACGGCCCGGGAACTGGCCCGGTTCATGGAGCGCGGCAGCGTGGTGCGGAACAAAAAGCCGATCTACTGGTGTTGTTCCTGCGAGACCGCTTTGGCCGAAGCCGAAGTCGAATACGGCGAACACACCTCCCCGTCGATCTATGTCCGCTTTCCGCTCCCTGACGATCGCTTGCGCGAATCCATCCCCCAGGCCGACCCGGACCGGACCTCACTGGTCATCTGGACCACCACGCCGTGGACGATCCCCGATAATATGGCCGTGGCCGTGCATCCCGATCTGGAGTATGTCCTGGTTCGCGCCCACGGGAATGATTATCTGCTCGCGGAAGAATTGTGGCAGGAACGTGCCGAAGGCTTCGGCTGGGAAACGACTGAAATTCTTGGCCGGGTCTCTGGGGCCGCCCTCGAGGGGCTCAACGCCCGCCATCCGCTGTATAACCGTCACTCACCGATTGTTCTGGCCGACTACGTCAGCACCGACGCCGGCACAGGATGCGTCCACACCGCCCCGGGCCACGGTCAGGAAGACTTTGAAACCGGACAACGCTACGGCCTGGAGGTCTATTCCCCTCTGGATGACCAGGGCCGCTTTCTGTCCAGTGTCCCCTTTTTCGCCGGGTTGACCGTATTCGAGGCCAATCCCGAGGTCATCGCCAAGCTCCAGGAATTCGGCATGCTGCTGGCCCAGGAGGAGATCAGCCACTCCTACCCCCATTGCTGGCGGTGCAAAAAGCCAGTCATCTTCCGGGCCACGACGCAGTGGTTTATCTCTATGGAGGCCAACGGATTGCGGGACAAGGCCCTCAAGGCCATTGACTCCGAAGTCCAATGGATCCCCTCCTGGGGCCGGGAACGGATCCACAGCATGATCGCCAATCGTCCGGATTGGTGCATCTCGCGCCAGCGCATGTGGGGCGTGCCGATTATTGCTCTCCTGTGCGAGGGATGCGGCGAAGCGTATTACGAGGCCGACTGGGTGCATGCCATCGTCGACCGCTTTGCCGAACATGAACGCGGCGCCGACTACTGGTTCGAGGCGTCTTTGGAAGACATCGTCCCCGAGGGACTGACCTGCCCCTCGTGCGGGGGCACGCATTGGGCCAAAGAGGACGACATCCTTGATGTCTGGTTCGATTCCGGCACGAGCTTCGCCGCCGTGGTTGAACAACGCGACGAATGCCGGTATCCGGCCGATCTGTACCTCGAAGGCACCGACCAGCACCGGGGATGGTTCCACAGTTCTCTGCTGGCCTCGGTCGGCACCCGGGATCAGGCCCCGTACAAAACCGTGCTGACCCACGGCTTCGTGGTCGATGGCCAGGGCCGGAAAATGTCCAAATCCATCGGCAACGTGGTCGCGCCCCAGGAGATCATGGACAAATACGGCGCCGAAATCCTGCGCATGTGGGTCGCCTCGGAGAACTACCAGGAAGATCTGCGCATCTCGGAAAATATCCTCAAGCAATTGGTGGACGCCTACCGCCGCATCCGCAACACCTGCAGGTTTATCCTGGGCAATCTCGCCGATTTCGATCCCAGCCAAAATGGTCTGCCTCTGGACGAGGTCCTCTCCTTCGATCGTTATGCCCTGGATCTGATCCAGACCAGACACCAGCGGATGCAAGAGGCCTACAGCCGTTACGAATTCCACAAGGTCTTTCACACCCTGCATCACATGTGCGTGACTGACTTGAGCGCTTTTTATCTGGACATCCTCAAGGACCGGCTCTACGTCTCGGCCCCCGGGAGCATCGAGCGGCGCTCAGCCCAGACCGTCCTCCACCGTATCCTGCAGATGCTCTTGCGCGATATGGCGCCATTTCTCAGCTTCACCGCCGAAGAACTCTTTCAGCATCTGCCCGAATGTATGCGCCCTGACGTTCCTTCGGTCTTCACGCTTTCTCCGGTGGAACCGGTTCAGGATCTGCTGCGCGAAGACGAACGCGCCCTGTGGGACCATGTCTGCTCCCTGCGCGAAGAAATCACCAAGGCCATCGAACCCTGGCGCAAATCCGGGGACATCGGGCACCCCTTGAGCGCGGCAGTCACTATCTATGCCCCTGAACCGCTGCACAGTGAACTCTCCAGCGTGGCCGGTCAGCTGCGGGAAATCTGTATCGTTTCCCAAGCCTCCTTGGAGCAGGCGGACTCCGCCCCAGAGGATGCCGGCTTTGCAAGCGATGTCTTTCCGGGCCTGAGCATTGCGGTCAACGCGGCGCAGGGAGACAAATGCCCTCGCTGCTGGGTGTTCAGTCCGGAAATCGGATCCGACGCCGCGCACCCGGATGTCTGCCCGCGGTGCAGCGCGGTATTGCAGCAATTGTAG
- the lgt gene encoding prolipoprotein diacylglyceryl transferase, with protein MHPILVDIGPFTVYTYGFFVAAAFLVGMAVSMREAKRLGLPHKIVPDLGFYLILSAVVGARLLYVLLAPKYFLAHPLEIVQFWKGGLVFLGGALAAAGTTIWFLRRREQPIWSWADAIAPGLTLGQAVGRLGCLAAGCCFGKECTLPWAITFTDPKSLAPLHQALHPTQIYHVLAGVAVYFLLLGTKRWQPKPGMRFAIYIMGYAVLRFVIELFRGDFRGHLGPLSTTQWIAAALVILGIWLYRQRRNS; from the coding sequence ATGCATCCCATACTCGTTGATATCGGACCGTTCACGGTCTACACATACGGTTTTTTCGTCGCCGCTGCCTTCCTGGTTGGGATGGCCGTGTCCATGCGTGAAGCCAAGCGCCTGGGGTTGCCACACAAAATCGTCCCTGATCTCGGCTTTTATCTCATCCTCAGTGCTGTAGTCGGCGCCCGACTGCTTTACGTCCTTTTGGCGCCCAAATACTTTCTGGCCCACCCGCTGGAAATTGTGCAGTTCTGGAAGGGAGGACTGGTCTTCCTCGGCGGCGCCCTGGCCGCTGCCGGGACCACGATCTGGTTTCTGCGCCGTCGCGAACAGCCAATCTGGTCCTGGGCTGACGCCATCGCTCCTGGACTTACGCTAGGACAGGCTGTGGGGCGGCTTGGCTGCCTTGCGGCCGGGTGTTGTTTCGGGAAAGAATGTACCCTGCCCTGGGCCATCACCTTCACCGATCCCAAATCCCTGGCCCCGTTGCACCAGGCACTGCATCCGACCCAGATCTACCACGTCCTGGCCGGCGTCGCGGTCTATTTCCTGTTGCTGGGCACTAAACGGTGGCAGCCCAAACCCGGGATGCGTTTTGCTATCTATATTATGGGCTACGCCGTACTGCGGTTTGTCATTGAACTCTTTCGCGGGGATTTCCGCGGCCATTTGGGTCCTTTGAGCACCACCCAATGGATTGCCGCCGCGCTTGTGATCCTCGGAATCTGGCTTTATAGGCAAAGGAGAAACAGCTGA
- the lspA gene encoding signal peptidase II, which yields MRTRYALTGGLGAAILALDQLTKLLIQSSIPLYESRTVIPGFFDLVHIHNRGAAFGFLNRADIEWQTYFFIAVSALAVVLIFQLLRTVDRRDMVLFTGLGCILGGALGNLVDRIRVGHVIDFLDIYIGSAHWPAFNIADIGISIGGICILVSFYRRKKRHASHTR from the coding sequence ATGCGCACTCGTTATGCCCTGACCGGAGGATTGGGCGCTGCCATCCTGGCTCTGGACCAGCTCACCAAACTCCTGATCCAGAGCAGCATTCCACTGTACGAGAGCCGGACCGTCATTCCCGGATTCTTCGATCTCGTCCACATCCACAACCGCGGGGCCGCTTTCGGTTTCTTGAACCGGGCCGATATCGAGTGGCAGACCTATTTTTTCATCGCGGTATCTGCTCTGGCTGTGGTGCTTATTTTCCAGCTCCTGCGCACGGTGGACCGTCGGGATATGGTCCTTTTCACAGGTCTGGGCTGCATTCTGGGCGGGGCCCTCGGCAATCTGGTGGACCGCATCCGGGTCGGACACGTCATCGATTTCCTGGATATCTATATTGGCTCCGCGCATTGGCCAGCCTTCAATATCGCTGATATTGGAATCAGTATCGGCGGTATCTGCATTCTGGTTTCCTTTTATCGTCGCAAGAAACGCCATGCATCCCATACTCGTTGA
- a CDS encoding PLDc N-terminal domain-containing protein, whose amino-acid sequence MAGLPPETLALFAVALIVPILPNLWSIWHIFRSDFATAQEKMAWLGAAVFIPFLGGLAYVCIGRRRAKRVI is encoded by the coding sequence ATGGCCGGACTCCCCCCTGAGACCCTTGCCCTGTTCGCCGTTGCCTTGATAGTACCCATTTTACCCAATTTATGGTCCATCTGGCATATCTTCCGCAGCGACTTCGCTACGGCCCAGGAAAAGATGGCCTGGCTGGGGGCCGCTGTTTTTATCCCGTTTCTTGGCGGCCTCGCCTATGTGTGCATTGGCCGCAGACGGGCCAAACGGGTCATCTGA
- the ybgF gene encoding tol-pal system protein YbgF — MARRFLSMVIKGTCIAATGLVLSGCVISQQDFSRLQQQVAQQGRMQRQMRQDVKSLRSSLQQTQSQLQQKIEATSSPVRSTQANLTADMRSLQVAVAEVRGRVDALERRVDSLARTQANATAQLTDLTSNNTDVALPENATQPSQLQAGPSNATNGTPAEAEAPQTFDSPQAMYDEALAQFRKRNYQNAQALWARFIDENPKSDLVPNAYFWQGESYYQSQNYARAVLAYQEVIERFQESSKYRPALLKQGLSFYKLGKTKPGRLLLQRVIDSAPDSPEAGRAEAFLEQRSN; from the coding sequence ATGGCCAGACGATTCCTGTCAATGGTTATCAAAGGGACCTGCATCGCTGCCACCGGCCTGGTCCTGTCCGGGTGCGTCATCAGTCAGCAGGATTTCAGCCGTTTGCAACAGCAGGTGGCCCAGCAAGGACGAATGCAGCGGCAGATGCGTCAGGATGTAAAATCCCTGCGCAGCAGTTTGCAGCAAACACAATCCCAGTTACAGCAAAAGATCGAGGCCACAAGTTCCCCGGTCCGTTCGACCCAGGCCAATCTCACCGCTGATATGCGCTCTTTGCAGGTGGCGGTGGCCGAGGTTCGGGGCCGCGTCGACGCGCTGGAGCGCCGGGTCGACTCCCTGGCTCGCACGCAGGCCAATGCCACGGCCCAACTGACTGACCTGACCTCCAACAACACCGATGTTGCGCTGCCGGAAAACGCCACGCAGCCGAGCCAACTCCAGGCGGGGCCATCCAATGCCACCAACGGCACACCGGCTGAGGCCGAGGCGCCGCAGACATTCGACTCGCCTCAGGCCATGTACGACGAAGCCCTGGCCCAGTTCCGGAAACGCAATTACCAGAATGCCCAGGCCTTATGGGCCCGCTTTATTGATGAAAATCCCAAGAGCGACCTCGTCCCCAACGCCTATTTCTGGCAGGGCGAGAGTTATTACCAGAGCCAGAACTACGCCCGCGCCGTTTTGGCCTACCAGGAAGTGATCGAACGCTTCCAGGAAAGTTCCAAATACCGTCCGGCCCTGCTCAAACAGGGATTGTCGTTTTATAAACTCGGCAAGACCAAGCCCGGACGATTGCTCTTGCAGCGAGTGATCGACTCTGCACCGGATTCACCCGAGGCCGGACGAGCCGAGGCGTTTCTGGAGCAGCGCTCGAATTGA
- a CDS encoding biotin carboxylase N-terminal domain-containing protein, whose protein sequence is MDARHKVLIANRGEIAVRIIQACVQLGLDFVCVYTEQDADSGHCDLARHHGGDAALYRINSYLDPNEILAVADAAGATAVHPGYGFFSEDFRFARRVVERKRGLIFIGPSWQVIRDLGDKINTKRLARSLDVPTVPGSDRPIFDELEAEEIAENLFDFQLDQGVERPIILVKASAGGGGMGIEEVDDMDKFRQVLRRIRNYAKRQFRDEGVLIEQRIFDFNHLEVQVVAERGGQNIVHFGTRNCTIQSTGRQKRVEIAPGFAPQEVSYAFNAQRVLDNITEYSLRMAREVGYDNVGTWEWIVSPTGQPFLMEVNTRIQVENGVSAAISRIKGESGVNLLAEQIRLALGDNMGYTQNDITFDGIGVEYRIIAEDPDNKFAPWVGRIDSFQWPDYPWLKMHTQVPLDRAYEIPTDYDPNLALAIVWGEDLDQVKRRGHRLLDTIDLQGENKSAESLRSNLRFLAANTDHILEF, encoded by the coding sequence TTGGACGCTCGACATAAAGTTCTCATCGCCAATCGCGGCGAAATCGCCGTTCGCATCATCCAGGCCTGTGTCCAATTGGGTCTGGATTTCGTTTGCGTGTATACGGAACAGGACGCGGATTCGGGCCATTGCGATCTGGCCCGGCACCACGGCGGAGATGCGGCTCTGTACCGTATCAATTCCTATCTTGATCCCAATGAAATCCTGGCTGTAGCGGATGCTGCCGGTGCTACGGCGGTCCACCCCGGATACGGTTTTTTTTCCGAAGATTTCCGTTTCGCCCGGCGCGTGGTCGAGCGCAAACGCGGCCTGATTTTTATCGGCCCCTCCTGGCAGGTTATCCGTGACCTGGGCGACAAGATCAACACCAAACGGCTCGCCCGCAGTCTGGACGTGCCCACGGTTCCCGGCTCGGACCGGCCGATTTTTGACGAACTCGAGGCCGAGGAAATCGCCGAGAATCTGTTCGATTTCCAGTTGGACCAGGGAGTGGAGCGGCCGATCATTCTGGTCAAAGCCTCCGCCGGCGGAGGCGGCATGGGCATCGAGGAAGTCGATGACATGGACAAATTTCGCCAGGTCCTGCGCCGGATCCGCAACTACGCCAAGCGGCAGTTCCGTGACGAGGGCGTGCTCATCGAGCAGCGGATCTTTGATTTCAACCACCTCGAAGTCCAGGTGGTGGCTGAGCGGGGCGGGCAGAACATCGTCCATTTCGGCACCCGCAACTGCACCATCCAAAGCACCGGCCGCCAGAAACGGGTCGAGATCGCTCCCGGCTTCGCCCCCCAGGAAGTCTCCTACGCCTTCAATGCCCAGCGAGTCTTGGACAACATCACTGAATATTCCCTGCGTATGGCCAGGGAAGTCGGCTATGACAATGTCGGGACCTGGGAATGGATCGTCAGCCCCACCGGGCAACCCTTTCTCATGGAAGTCAATACCCGTATTCAGGTCGAAAACGGTGTTTCCGCCGCGATCTCGCGAATCAAGGGCGAATCCGGCGTGAATCTGCTCGCCGAGCAGATCCGGCTGGCCCTCGGCGACAACATGGGCTATACCCAAAACGACATCACCTTCGATGGCATTGGCGTGGAATACCGGATCATTGCCGAGGATCCGGACAACAAATTCGCCCCCTGGGTAGGGCGGATCGACTCCTTCCAATGGCCGGACTATCCCTGGCTGAAAATGCACACTCAGGTCCCCTTGGACCGGGCCTATGAAATCCCCACGGATTATGACCCCAACCTGGCCCTGGCCATCGTCTGGGGCGAGGATCTCGACCAGGTCAAACGCAGGGGACACAGGCTGCTCGACACTATCGACCTTCAGGGCGAAAACAAGTCCGCTGAATCCTTACGGTCCAATTTGCGGTTTCTCGCCGCCAACACCGATCACATCCTGGAATTTTAG